The following are from one region of the Geoalkalibacter subterraneus genome:
- a CDS encoding M20/M25/M40 family metallo-hydrolase — translation MANRQRIIDEFTRLASIASPSFHEGEIARYLTRRFQELGGEVFTDDAGTRIGAESGNLIVTFPAEGRDSEPLMLSVHMDMVEPAAGVKPVLNNGVFTSAGPTVLGADDKAGIVEIMEAIELLRERGIPRGPLEVVVTVCEEAGLLGAKNLDYSRLRSRRGLALDTTGIDLAIHRAPCADKLRFEITGRDSHAGIAPERGVSAIETAARAVTAMRLGRIDDETTANIGTIRGGQAINIVPRNVVLEGEVRSHDPAKLKSQGEHMIACFGQAAGEMSREIDGVMVRPEIRCEVISDYPVMHVPLESDMVALVRAAGEAIGHPLTVRAAGGGSDANIFNSHGIETLIVGTGMTHVHTEQESVRVTDMERVAEFLVEVMKRA, via the coding sequence ATGGCCAACCGACAAAGAATCATTGATGAATTTACTCGCCTGGCGTCCATTGCCAGCCCGTCTTTTCATGAAGGGGAGATCGCGCGCTATCTGACCCGCCGCTTCCAGGAACTGGGTGGAGAGGTTTTCACGGATGACGCCGGCACCCGCATCGGGGCCGAAAGCGGCAACCTGATAGTGACCTTTCCCGCGGAGGGGCGCGACAGCGAGCCGCTGATGCTCTCGGTGCACATGGATATGGTCGAGCCGGCCGCAGGGGTAAAACCCGTCTTGAACAACGGGGTTTTCACCAGTGCGGGGCCGACGGTTCTCGGCGCCGACGACAAGGCGGGGATTGTCGAAATTATGGAGGCCATTGAACTGCTGCGCGAGCGCGGCATTCCCCGCGGGCCGTTGGAGGTGGTGGTGACCGTGTGCGAGGAGGCCGGGCTGCTCGGCGCCAAAAATCTCGATTATTCCCGCCTGCGAAGCCGACGTGGGCTGGCGCTGGATACCACCGGGATTGATCTGGCGATTCACCGCGCGCCCTGCGCTGACAAGCTGCGCTTTGAAATCACCGGCCGCGATTCCCATGCGGGGATTGCGCCGGAGCGCGGCGTGTCGGCCATCGAAACGGCGGCGCGTGCTGTCACCGCCATGCGTCTCGGCCGCATCGATGATGAAACCACCGCGAATATCGGCACCATCCGCGGCGGTCAGGCCATCAATATCGTGCCTCGCAACGTGGTGCTCGAAGGGGAGGTGCGCAGCCACGACCCGGCCAAACTCAAGAGCCAGGGTGAGCACATGATCGCCTGTTTCGGGCAGGCGGCGGGCGAGATGAGCCGTGAAATCGACGGGGTCATGGTGCGTCCGGAGATCCGCTGCGAGGTCATCTCCGACTATCCGGTCATGCACGTGCCGCTGGAGAGCGACATGGTAGCGCTGGTGAGGGCTGCGGGGGAAGCGATCGGTCATCCGCTGACGGTGCGTGCGGCGGGCGGTGGCAGCGACGCCAATATCTTCAACAGTCACGGCATCGAGACCTTGATTGTCGGCACCGGCATGACCCATGTGCACACTGAGCAGGAGTCGGTGCGGGTCACGGATATGGAGCGCGTGGCCGAATTCCTGGTGGAGGTGATGAAGCGGGCATGA
- a CDS encoding aminotransferase, with amino-acid sequence MKYRINPLVEAVNFPPISEVWEWVAAKRCPRDIPLIDLCQAVPSHPPDAGLVAHLKNLMDDPATYRYTPDEGLAEVREGLSAYYQRRYGAQMIPEYLCLTIGASQAFWLTMVTLCRPGDEVVVVVPYYFDHVMALDMLGIRSVFVPFDDQNGGIPDPRALASRINERTRALLMVTPSNPTGVVMPPEVLEEIHELARKNDVALVLDETYQAFIPGGGRPHNLFCDPDWSDHFIHIASYGKTFALTGMRAGVLAASPDFMRQALKAQDTMAVCAPRLTQQAILYGVTRLDGWVAAKRDEMQRRHDLFVEEFTKGGNPFRLVASGSFFAWVRHPFTGHSGRQVARLLLEEAGVLTLGGEVFGPALSGYLRIALGNITEDRIAEAVGRLREFPV; translated from the coding sequence ATGAAATACCGGATCAACCCCCTGGTCGAAGCAGTGAACTTCCCCCCCATCTCCGAGGTCTGGGAGTGGGTTGCGGCCAAGCGCTGTCCCCGGGACATCCCCTTGATCGATCTTTGCCAGGCGGTGCCGTCCCATCCGCCGGATGCGGGGCTCGTCGCTCATCTGAAAAATCTGATGGATGATCCTGCGACCTATCGCTATACCCCGGACGAGGGCCTTGCGGAGGTGCGCGAAGGTTTAAGCGCCTATTACCAGCGCCGCTACGGGGCGCAGATGATACCGGAGTACCTGTGCCTGACGATCGGTGCCAGCCAGGCCTTCTGGCTGACGATGGTGACCCTGTGCCGCCCCGGCGACGAGGTGGTGGTCGTGGTGCCTTATTACTTCGACCACGTGATGGCCCTCGACATGCTCGGCATCCGCAGCGTCTTTGTGCCCTTCGACGATCAGAACGGCGGCATCCCGGACCCCCGCGCCCTGGCCTCGCGCATCAACGAGCGGACCCGGGCGCTGCTGATGGTGACGCCCAGCAATCCCACCGGTGTGGTGATGCCGCCGGAGGTGCTGGAGGAAATTCATGAGCTGGCGCGTAAAAACGACGTCGCTCTCGTCCTGGATGAAACCTACCAGGCGTTTATCCCCGGCGGCGGCCGTCCCCACAACCTGTTCTGCGATCCCGACTGGAGCGATCATTTCATTCACATCGCCTCCTACGGCAAAACCTTCGCCCTGACCGGCATGCGTGCCGGCGTGCTGGCCGCCTCCCCCGATTTTATGCGGCAGGCCCTCAAGGCGCAGGATACCATGGCGGTGTGCGCGCCGCGCCTGACGCAGCAGGCCATTTTGTACGGAGTGACCCGCCTCGACGGCTGGGTCGCGGCAAAAAGGGACGAGATGCAGCGCCGTCACGACCTGTTCGTGGAGGAGTTCACCAAGGGCGGCAATCCCTTCAGGCTGGTTGCCAGCGGTTCCTTTTTCGCCTGGGTACGCCATCCCTTCACCGGGCACAGCGGGCGGCAGGTGGCGCGCCTGCTGCTGGAGGAAGCGGGGGTGCTGACCCTCGGCGGCGAGGTGTTCGGCCCCGCCCTGTCCGGCTACCTGCGCATTGCGCTGGGGAATATCACCGAGGATCGAATTGCCGAGGCGGTGGGGCGGTTGCGTGAGTTTCCGGTTTAA
- a CDS encoding insulinase family protein produces the protein MPEIPSVGQHLHGFEVTAVTPLKEINIDMVQLRHEATGARMVHLANEDSNNLFAVGFRTTPADSTGIAHILEHTVLCGSRRYPVRDPFFSMLKRSLNTFMNALTSSDWTLYPFSSMNEKDFYNLMDIYLDAAFFPLLTEMNFSQEGHRLEFADPLDPSSPLEFKGVVYNEMKGAMSDPSSLLGRRLNRALFPTVTYHHNSGGEPSQIPDLTHADLKAFHAAYYHPSNSWMLSYGNLPLEKHLERIEGKALKEFSRRQVDSAVPPEQRYDQPRKVTETFPIDAGEETARRSMVQLGWLTADISETFERMALDILSILLLGNPAAPLYKALLDSRLGTNLAPGCGYHDDYRTTVFAAGLQGTDPEQAEAIEKLVLQTLEEVAREGFSRERIDGAIHRYEFSHREVTGDSYPYPLVLCMRMMGPWMHCEDPVSPLSISANLKRLRQEIDRGSFFEGLIRKWLLKNPHRVTLTLCPDPEQKEREQQAEKERLEKIRAAMSPEEEQRIVERARALQQAQEAKEDLSCLPTLDLSDIPAEEKAAQYTTSEEAGTPVRWFDQPTNGIVYTIAHFDAGGLPDELQAYVPLFCALLTHIGAAGDSYERIAERIEAGTGGISAAPEVLENPQDTEQIKTLIQVKGKALARNLDKLFDLLGDLLSAPDFSDLDRLATVLGQIRTSLENSIPASGHSYAARAAAARLRPAGRLREAWSGLELVALAKKTAELRGAELEAFAETMKDLARRLLRREGMCCGMVAEQRFFDQGRPALKSFLERLPEKGQELTPPPPFTAQTARLGWAAGMPVSYVTRVFPTVPYTHADSAGLMVLGKLLRSGFLHREIREKGGAYGGMASCNPEAGLLSMLSYRDPHLARTLSVYDQAAQWAAAGEFSDQEVKEAILAVFAELDKPLSPGGKGYREFANATQGLTPQMRRELREKVLATDRGTVRRVAQRYLVEGRDQSVVSVISSEEHLKKANEKLGPQGLEIRKV, from the coding sequence ATGCCTGAGATTCCCAGCGTCGGCCAGCACCTCCATGGCTTCGAGGTCACCGCCGTCACTCCCCTCAAAGAGATCAATATCGACATGGTGCAGCTGCGCCATGAGGCCACCGGTGCCCGCATGGTGCATCTGGCCAACGAAGACAGCAACAACCTGTTCGCGGTCGGCTTCCGCACCACGCCCGCGGACTCCACCGGAATCGCCCATATTCTTGAGCATACCGTGTTGTGCGGATCGCGCCGTTACCCGGTGCGCGATCCGTTCTTCTCCATGCTCAAGCGCAGCCTCAACACTTTCATGAACGCGCTGACCTCCAGCGACTGGACACTGTATCCTTTTTCCAGCATGAACGAGAAGGATTTCTACAACCTGATGGATATCTATCTCGATGCGGCTTTTTTTCCGCTGTTGACGGAGATGAACTTCAGCCAGGAAGGGCACCGCCTCGAGTTCGCCGATCCGCTCGACCCATCCTCGCCCCTGGAATTCAAAGGGGTGGTCTACAACGAGATGAAGGGTGCCATGTCCGACCCCTCGTCGCTGCTGGGGCGGCGCCTCAACCGCGCCCTCTTCCCTACTGTGACCTATCATCACAATTCCGGGGGAGAACCGTCGCAGATTCCCGACCTGACCCACGCCGACCTCAAAGCCTTTCATGCCGCCTACTATCATCCCAGCAACAGCTGGATGCTGAGTTATGGCAACCTGCCGCTGGAGAAGCACCTGGAGCGAATTGAGGGAAAAGCGCTCAAGGAGTTCTCCCGCCGTCAGGTCGATTCGGCAGTGCCCCCGGAACAGCGCTATGATCAGCCGCGAAAGGTGACAGAAACCTTCCCCATCGACGCAGGGGAGGAAACCGCGCGCCGTTCCATGGTGCAACTGGGCTGGCTGACGGCGGATATCTCCGAGACCTTCGAGCGCATGGCTCTCGACATCCTCTCGATCCTGCTGCTGGGCAATCCGGCGGCACCCCTCTACAAGGCACTGCTCGACTCCAGGCTCGGCACCAACCTGGCACCGGGATGCGGCTATCACGACGATTACCGCACCACGGTTTTCGCCGCAGGACTGCAGGGAACCGATCCCGAGCAGGCCGAGGCGATCGAGAAACTGGTGCTGCAGACCCTCGAGGAGGTGGCACGCGAAGGCTTTTCCCGGGAGCGCATCGACGGCGCCATCCACCGTTACGAATTCAGCCATCGCGAAGTCACCGGCGACAGCTACCCCTACCCCCTGGTGCTATGCATGCGCATGATGGGTCCGTGGATGCACTGTGAAGACCCGGTTTCGCCGCTGAGCATTTCTGCGAACCTGAAGCGGCTGCGCCAGGAAATCGACCGCGGGTCTTTCTTCGAAGGCCTGATCCGAAAGTGGCTGCTAAAAAATCCCCATCGCGTGACTCTGACTCTTTGCCCCGACCCGGAGCAGAAAGAGCGGGAACAGCAGGCGGAGAAAGAGCGGCTGGAGAAAATCCGGGCTGCCATGTCGCCGGAAGAAGAACAGCGCATTGTCGAGCGCGCCCGCGCCCTGCAGCAGGCACAAGAGGCGAAGGAGGATCTCTCGTGCCTGCCGACGCTGGATCTCTCCGACATTCCAGCGGAAGAAAAGGCCGCGCAATATACCACCAGCGAAGAAGCGGGCACTCCGGTGCGCTGGTTCGATCAGCCCACCAACGGCATCGTTTATACGATCGCCCATTTCGACGCGGGAGGCCTGCCCGATGAACTGCAGGCCTATGTCCCGCTGTTCTGCGCCCTGCTGACGCATATCGGCGCCGCGGGGGACAGCTATGAGCGTATTGCCGAGCGCATCGAAGCGGGCACCGGCGGCATCTCCGCAGCCCCCGAAGTTTTGGAAAACCCGCAGGATACGGAACAAATCAAGACCCTGATTCAGGTCAAAGGCAAGGCGCTGGCCCGCAACCTGGACAAGCTCTTCGACCTGCTGGGCGACCTGCTCAGCGCTCCAGACTTCAGCGACCTTGACCGCCTCGCCACGGTTCTGGGGCAGATCCGCACCTCGCTGGAAAACTCCATCCCCGCTTCAGGACACAGCTACGCCGCCCGCGCCGCGGCCGCTAGGCTCAGGCCGGCTGGACGCCTGCGCGAGGCCTGGTCGGGACTGGAGCTGGTGGCGCTGGCCAAAAAGACTGCGGAACTGCGCGGCGCGGAGCTGGAGGCGTTCGCCGAAACGATGAAGGACCTGGCGCGACGCCTGCTGCGCCGGGAGGGGATGTGCTGCGGAATGGTGGCCGAGCAGCGTTTTTTCGACCAGGGGCGCCCCGCCCTGAAATCCTTTCTCGAGCGGCTGCCGGAAAAAGGGCAGGAGCTCACCCCGCCGCCCCCCTTCACCGCACAAACGGCACGACTCGGATGGGCGGCAGGCATGCCGGTCTCCTATGTGACGCGGGTCTTTCCGACCGTACCCTATACCCACGCCGACAGCGCCGGGTTGATGGTGTTGGGCAAGCTGTTGAGATCTGGATTTCTGCATCGTGAAATCCGCGAGAAGGGCGGAGCATACGGCGGCATGGCCTCGTGCAACCCGGAAGCGGGCCTGCTCTCCATGCTTTCCTACCGCGATCCCCATCTGGCACGCACCCTCAGCGTCTATGATCAGGCGGCACAGTGGGCGGCGGCCGGAGAATTCAGCGATCAGGAGGTCAAAGAAGCCATTCTCGCTGTCTTTGCCGAACTGGACAAGCCGCTGTCCCCGGGAGGCAAAGGCTACCGTGAGTTCGCCAACGCCACCCAGGGATTGACCCCGCAGATGCGGCGCGAACTGCGCGAAAAAGTCCTGGCCACTGATCGCGGCACTGTCAGACGCGTTGCCCAGCGCTACCTGGTAGAAGGTCGCGATCAAAGCGTGGTGTCGGTGATCTCCAGCGAAGAACATCTGAAAAAAGCCAATGAGAAACTTGGGCCGCAGGGGCTTGAGATCCGCAAGGTGTAG
- the can gene encoding carbonate dehydratase produces the protein MKSLEVLFNNNRRWAASKVEEDPEFFKRLQNQQAPRYLWIGCADSRVPANEICGLDPGELFVHRNVANVVVHSDVNCLSVIQYAVEVLKVEHIIVCGHYGCGGVNAALGSGQHGLIDNWLRHIKDVYYLHRKKLESITDEKERMDRLCEINVAQQVANVCHTTIVQNAWHRGQKLHVHGWLYHLEDGLLNSLDLCIDGPGQIPIIYRMDSGEELG, from the coding sequence ATGAAATCCCTGGAAGTTCTTTTCAATAACAACCGCCGCTGGGCGGCAAGCAAGGTCGAGGAAGATCCGGAATTTTTCAAGCGGCTGCAGAATCAGCAGGCTCCCAGATATCTATGGATCGGCTGTGCCGACAGCCGTGTTCCTGCCAACGAGATCTGCGGCCTCGATCCGGGGGAGCTGTTTGTCCACCGCAATGTCGCAAATGTCGTGGTGCACAGCGACGTCAACTGCCTCTCCGTCATCCAGTATGCGGTGGAAGTGCTCAAGGTTGAGCATATCATCGTATGCGGCCATTACGGCTGTGGCGGCGTCAACGCCGCTCTCGGCAGCGGCCAGCATGGATTGATCGACAACTGGCTGCGGCATATCAAAGACGTCTACTACCTGCACCGCAAGAAGCTCGAGAGCATCACCGACGAAAAAGAGCGCATGGACCGCCTGTGCGAAATCAACGTCGCCCAGCAGGTGGCCAACGTCTGCCATACCACCATCGTGCAGAACGCCTGGCATCGCGGTCAAAAGCTGCATGTTCACGGCTGGCTCTACCACTTGGAAGACGGCCTGCTCAACAGCCTCGACCTGTGCATCGACGGCCCGGGTCAGATCCCCATCATCTATCGTATGGACAGTGGTGAAGAGCTGGGGTAA
- a CDS encoding FAD binding domain-containing protein produces MIPQFSYVRPQTLKEAFKHLETESVRLHAGGTDLLGCLHDQIFAASKVVSLSALDDLRALSRRSDGGYRLGALLPIAELAAHEDIQQQFPALSQAAAAVASPQLRQQGTLGGNLCQKPRCWYYRGEFDCLRKGGPTCYAYKGQSQFHCVLGGSGCYIVHPSDTACALVALDAQVEIQGPGGKRTVAVEDFHVLPEDDFLKETVLDDQEILTAVLLPAPAQGQRSSYRKVRARQSWDFAVAGCALALTFEGDRVHQARIALSGAAPVPWRVQEAEDELTGRPLNADTAANAAAAAMAKAKPLKHNGYKIELFKGLIEEELLKLTAMDYPSSSPLSIR; encoded by the coding sequence ATGATACCGCAATTTTCCTATGTGCGCCCGCAAACGTTGAAGGAAGCCTTCAAGCACCTTGAGACTGAAAGCGTGCGCCTTCACGCCGGGGGCACCGATCTGCTCGGCTGCCTGCACGACCAGATTTTTGCTGCTTCTAAAGTGGTCAGCCTGTCCGCCCTTGACGACTTGCGCGCCCTGTCCCGCCGCTCCGACGGCGGCTATCGCCTTGGGGCACTGCTGCCCATTGCTGAATTGGCTGCGCATGAGGATATCCAGCAGCAGTTCCCCGCACTTTCCCAGGCGGCTGCCGCGGTGGCCAGCCCTCAGCTGCGTCAGCAGGGCACTTTGGGCGGCAACCTGTGCCAGAAGCCGCGCTGCTGGTATTACCGCGGAGAATTTGACTGCCTGCGCAAGGGGGGACCGACCTGCTACGCCTACAAAGGGCAGAGCCAGTTTCATTGCGTCCTTGGCGGCAGCGGCTGCTACATCGTCCATCCTTCAGACACCGCCTGTGCCCTGGTCGCCCTCGACGCCCAGGTTGAAATCCAGGGGCCTGGCGGCAAGCGTACCGTGGCGGTAGAGGACTTTCATGTCCTGCCGGAGGATGATTTTCTCAAGGAAACAGTCCTTGACGACCAGGAAATCCTCACCGCCGTCCTGCTCCCCGCTCCTGCGCAGGGGCAGCGCAGCAGCTACCGCAAGGTGCGGGCCCGCCAATCCTGGGATTTCGCCGTCGCCGGCTGCGCCCTGGCGCTGACGTTTGAAGGCGACCGCGTCCACCAGGCCCGTATTGCCCTGAGCGGCGCGGCCCCCGTTCCCTGGCGGGTCCAAGAGGCGGAAGACGAACTGACAGGCCGCCCCCTCAACGCAGACACGGCTGCCAACGCCGCCGCAGCGGCCATGGCAAAAGCCAAACCGCTGAAGCACAACGGGTACAAAATTGAATTGTTCAAGGGATTGATCGAAGAGGAATTGCTGAAATTAACCGCGATGGATTACCCCAGCTCTTCACCACTGTCCATACGATAG
- a CDS encoding xanthine dehydrogenase family protein molybdopterin-binding subunit gives MSDDQQGLYYTQDIPVPETPAPNAEPAPWEKTNIVGKPLPRVDGYERVSGTAVYPSDLSLPRMIHGAVVRCPYPHARVKGVDTSTAEKMPGVRAVVCNRTTPSDLKWSWADGIETGLFDPVCRFEGDTVAAVAADTPQQARDAAHAIKVEYEELPFVVDERMALEKDAPRVHEQGNQLKKDEYSRGDVATGFSEADVVREREYRTEAELHTPLELHGCVANWDGDSLTVWESSQGVYAVQAQIAETLKLPLSKVRVIGHYLGGGFGSKLKTGKYSIIAALLAKKAARPVRLFLTREETFLAVGNRPPANMKLKGGVKKDGTLTALEFTGTGTGGAFPAGGTSLLDWLVRDLYLCPNVRCETTDIYINAGPARPFRAPGHPQCSWALEQLLDELAEEIGMDPVELRLKNIPTVSQARKGQPPYTTTGLEQCLRQGAEKFGWQQARRQAQENNGKSHIKRGVGMGACVWVAGGGGPPSTVIVKLFSDGSVNLNMGASDIGTGTKTVMAMVVAEELGVRPEVIQIEHADTGTTQYATPSGGSKTVPTESPTVRAAAVEVKRQLLKMAADHLEVEVDDLRFEGASVVSKSDSSKKVAITSIPTLKKRGVVVGVGYRGPNPDGKVVNPFAAQFCEVEVNTRTGEAKVLRFLSANDSGRVMDRLTYDNQVFGGITMGIGLGMTEVRQFDYGQSGKVLNKNWHDYKLPTALDVPLRMTSLPIDMPDPEANSTGAKGLGEPVTIPTAAAIANAVYHATGKWVTHSPINPPQLMQVLTENRKEG, from the coding sequence ATGAGCGACGACCAACAAGGCCTTTATTATACTCAGGATATTCCCGTACCGGAGACGCCGGCACCGAACGCCGAACCAGCGCCCTGGGAAAAGACCAACATCGTCGGCAAACCGCTGCCCCGGGTCGACGGCTATGAACGGGTCAGCGGCACCGCGGTCTACCCGTCCGACCTGTCCCTGCCGCGCATGATCCACGGGGCTGTCGTGCGCTGTCCCTATCCGCACGCCCGGGTCAAGGGGGTAGACACCAGCACCGCGGAAAAGATGCCCGGCGTCAGGGCTGTCGTCTGCAACCGCACCACGCCCTCCGACCTCAAGTGGAGTTGGGCCGACGGCATTGAAACAGGGTTGTTCGACCCCGTCTGCCGCTTTGAAGGCGATACGGTCGCCGCAGTGGCGGCCGACACGCCACAGCAGGCCCGAGATGCTGCGCACGCCATCAAGGTAGAGTACGAAGAACTGCCCTTCGTGGTGGATGAGCGCATGGCCCTGGAGAAAGATGCGCCGCGGGTACATGAGCAGGGAAACCAACTCAAAAAGGATGAATACAGCCGCGGCGACGTGGCCACGGGCTTTTCTGAAGCCGACGTGGTACGGGAGCGCGAATATCGCACCGAGGCGGAACTCCACACGCCCCTGGAGCTGCACGGCTGTGTCGCCAACTGGGACGGCGACAGCCTCACCGTATGGGAATCCAGCCAGGGCGTTTACGCGGTACAGGCGCAGATCGCCGAAACACTCAAGTTGCCCCTGTCCAAGGTGCGTGTCATCGGCCACTATCTTGGCGGCGGATTCGGCAGCAAGCTCAAAACCGGGAAATACTCCATCATCGCCGCCCTGCTGGCCAAAAAGGCGGCACGCCCGGTGCGCCTCTTCCTGACGCGGGAGGAAACCTTCCTCGCCGTCGGCAACCGTCCCCCCGCCAATATGAAGCTCAAAGGGGGCGTCAAAAAGGACGGCACCCTCACCGCCCTGGAGTTTACCGGCACCGGCACCGGCGGCGCCTTCCCCGCCGGCGGCACCTCGCTGCTCGACTGGCTGGTGCGCGACCTCTACCTGTGCCCCAACGTGCGCTGCGAAACAACCGACATCTACATCAACGCCGGTCCCGCCCGTCCTTTCCGTGCGCCGGGCCATCCGCAATGTTCATGGGCCCTGGAGCAGCTGCTGGATGAACTGGCCGAAGAGATCGGCATGGATCCGGTAGAGCTGCGGCTGAAGAATATCCCCACTGTCAGCCAGGCCCGCAAAGGGCAGCCCCCCTACACCACCACCGGCCTTGAACAGTGCCTCCGCCAGGGGGCGGAAAAATTCGGCTGGCAGCAGGCGCGCCGCCAGGCGCAGGAGAACAACGGCAAGAGTCATATAAAACGTGGCGTCGGCATGGGGGCCTGCGTCTGGGTGGCAGGTGGAGGCGGACCGCCGTCGACCGTCATCGTTAAACTTTTTTCCGACGGCAGCGTCAATCTCAACATGGGCGCCTCCGACATCGGCACCGGCACTAAAACAGTGATGGCGATGGTGGTGGCGGAAGAACTCGGCGTTCGTCCCGAGGTGATCCAGATTGAACACGCCGACACCGGCACTACCCAGTATGCCACCCCGAGCGGCGGCAGCAAGACGGTACCGACGGAATCGCCGACGGTGCGCGCGGCAGCGGTGGAGGTCAAACGCCAACTGCTGAAGATGGCTGCCGATCACCTCGAAGTCGAGGTGGATGATCTACGCTTCGAGGGAGCGAGCGTTGTCTCAAAATCCGACTCCTCGAAGAAAGTGGCCATCACTTCAATCCCCACCCTGAAAAAACGCGGCGTAGTGGTCGGCGTCGGCTATCGCGGCCCCAATCCTGACGGGAAGGTCGTCAATCCCTTCGCTGCCCAGTTTTGTGAAGTTGAGGTGAACACTCGCACCGGCGAAGCCAAAGTGCTGCGTTTTCTCAGCGCCAACGACAGCGGCCGGGTCATGGACCGCCTGACCTACGACAACCAGGTCTTCGGCGGCATCACTATGGGGATCGGACTCGGCATGACCGAGGTGCGCCAGTTCGACTACGGTCAGAGCGGCAAGGTGCTCAACAAAAACTGGCATGATTATAAACTGCCGACCGCTCTTGATGTGCCGCTGCGCATGACGTCGCTGCCCATAGATATGCCCGACCCCGAGGCCAACAGCACCGGAGCCAAGGGGTTGGGGGAGCCGGTGACCATCCCCACTGCTGCAGCTATCGCCAATGCCGTCTATCATGCCACGGGGAAATGGGTCACCCACAGCCCGATCAACCCGCCTCAACTGATGCAGGTTCTCACTGAGAATCGCAAGGAGGGATGA
- a CDS encoding (2Fe-2S)-binding protein, translating into MCDKDKKDSCPHRTGINRRGFLTTVGIGAASVAVSGRVNAPATAGAQEITSDDMVRITLDINGRKHRLLVEPRWTLLYVLRDRMGMTATKVGCERGECGACTVLIDDRPRYACMTLAVEAENQRITTLEGLMKGEELGTTQQAFLDHDAYQCGYCTPGQIMSAEGLLRANANPTREQIAEALSGNLCRCGAYVHIFDAVETAAQKRKA; encoded by the coding sequence ATGTGCGATAAGGACAAAAAGGATTCATGCCCCCATCGTACCGGCATTAACCGACGCGGCTTCCTCACCACGGTTGGAATCGGTGCAGCCTCCGTGGCTGTTTCGGGGAGAGTGAACGCACCTGCCACGGCGGGCGCACAGGAGATCACCTCGGACGACATGGTTCGCATCACCCTGGACATCAATGGCCGCAAGCACCGGTTGCTGGTGGAGCCACGCTGGACGCTGCTCTACGTCCTGCGCGACCGAATGGGGATGACAGCCACCAAGGTCGGCTGCGAACGCGGCGAGTGCGGCGCCTGCACGGTGCTGATCGACGACCGGCCCCGCTATGCCTGCATGACGCTGGCGGTGGAAGCCGAAAATCAGCGCATCACCACCCTGGAAGGGCTGATGAAGGGCGAGGAACTGGGCACCACCCAGCAGGCCTTTCTCGATCACGATGCCTATCAGTGCGGCTACTGCACCCCGGGACAGATCATGTCTGCGGAAGGGCTTCTGCGCGCCAACGCCAACCCGACGCGAGAGCAGATCGCTGAAGCACTCAGCGGCAACCTGTGTCGCTGCGGCGCCTATGTTCATATTTTCGACGCGGTCGAGACAGCAGCACAGAAGAGAAAAGCCTGA
- the wrbA gene encoding NAD(P)H:quinone oxidoreductase has protein sequence MSVKINIIFYSMYGHVYQMAEAVAKGVRGYQGAEANLYQVPELVPKDVLESSGALKAKEAFAHIPTATLDQLEEADALIFGTPTRFGNMCAQMRNFLDQTSGLWLKGALVDKVGSVFTSTASQHGGQETTITSFHTTLLHHGMVIVGVPYTEQRLLNMDEITGGTPYGASTLADGDGSRQPSENELAIAQVQGLRVAEIAAKLKS, from the coding sequence ATGAGCGTTAAGATCAACATTATCTTTTACAGCATGTACGGACATGTTTACCAGATGGCAGAGGCGGTGGCCAAAGGAGTGCGTGGTTATCAGGGCGCCGAAGCCAACCTCTATCAGGTTCCGGAACTCGTCCCGAAGGATGTCCTTGAAAGTTCCGGCGCCCTCAAGGCAAAGGAAGCTTTCGCCCATATCCCCACCGCAACCCTAGATCAACTGGAAGAGGCGGATGCCCTGATTTTCGGCACGCCGACCCGCTTCGGAAATATGTGTGCCCAGATGCGAAATTTTCTGGATCAGACCAGTGGGCTGTGGCTTAAAGGAGCGCTGGTGGACAAGGTCGGCAGCGTGTTCACCTCCACCGCCTCTCAGCATGGCGGCCAGGAGACCACCATCACCAGTTTCCACACCACGCTCCTGCATCATGGCATGGTGATCGTCGGCGTACCCTACACGGAACAGCGCCTGCTCAACATGGATGAAATCACCGGCGGAACCCCCTACGGAGCCAGTACCCTGGCGGATGGCGACGGCTCGCGTCAGCCGAGCGAAAACGAGCTGGCTATCGCCCAGGTGCAGGGACTTCGGGTGGCCGAAATCGCCGCCAAGCTTAAAAGCTGA